From a region of the Eretmochelys imbricata isolate rEreImb1 chromosome 6, rEreImb1.hap1, whole genome shotgun sequence genome:
- the LOC144266341 gene encoding olfactory receptor 5G9-like: MEEGNHSEATEFILSGLTDRPELQVPLFVVFLLIYGITLVGNGGMILLITVDPRLHTPMYFFLRNLSFCDLCFSSIISPKMLMNFLAERKSISYTACAVQMYLSIAFADVECLLLAVMAYDRYVAICNPLLYTVAMSRQLCKQLVAGVYAVGVVDSMIYTCCTFRLSFCSSNIINHFFCDVLPLLALSCSDTRINDIVMFVSMCCIQVISFVTVLLSYVYITSTILQIRSAEGRHKAFSTCTFHLTTVVLFYGSSLFMYLRPTSSYSTDTDKVASVFYTLVIPMLNPLIYSLRNTEVKDALRKAMNKLLNNS, encoded by the coding sequence atggaagagggaaatCACTCAGAGGcgactgagttcattctctcaggactgacagatcgtcCGGAGCTGCAGGTTcccctgtttgtggtgttcctactgatttatggtattaccctggtggggaatggggggatgatcttgttaatcacagttgatccccgactccacacccccatgtactttttcctcaggaatttgtctttctgtgacctctgcttttcctcaataatttcccctaagatgctgatgaatttcttagccgagaggaaaagcatttcttacaCAGCCTGTGCTGTGCAAATGTATCTCTCTATCGCTTTTGCAGATgttgagtgcctcttgctggctgtgatggcgtatgaccgttatgtggccatctgtaacccgctgctctATACGGTCGCCATGTCTaggcagctttgtaaacagctggtggctggggtatatgctgtgggggtggtggattCAATGATATACACGTGTTGTACATttcggctgtcattctgcagctccaacatcatcaatcatttcttctgtgatgtcCTCCCACTGTTGGCactctcctgttctgacacccgCATCAATGACATTGTGATGTTTGTTTCAATGTGCTGCATTCAAGTCATcagctttgtgactgtcctcctctcctatgtctatatcacctccaccatcctgcagatccgcTCTGCCGAGGGTCgacacaaagccttctccacctgcactttccacttgacTACTGTGGTCCTGTTTTATGGCAGCAgcctcttcatgtatttacgtcccacctccagctattccacGGATACAGACAAAGTGGCCTCAGTGTTTTACACgctggtgatccccatgttgaaccccctcatctacagcctgaggaacacggaggtgaaggacgccctgaggaaagcaatgaataaactACTAAACAATTCTTGA